ACATGACTCTTGTGTGCATTCTGACATGATTAAAGGAGTGAtgatttgtttcttattatATGCTATGATTTTAAGTCATgtggacctcatgcatttatgTTGTCATGTGCACCAGAATACTTTctcgttatgttatgttatgttagtatAGACGCGTATTTTggatatttatgtttgatatgatatcatgcggATCTTTCCCTCTATGGTGTCTAGCGATGCACCAACGCGTTTAGCCCAACACCCCAAGCCCAAGGGTACTTATACAAGCCTACCTAATGGGTCCATGTGCGCATGCGTAAGCTGTGTGTGGACAAACATTCAACCCGACCAGGACAAGAGCTCAAGGCCAagttatgatgtttttaaaaggaaaggTCCCATCATGACTCTGCGTATATGCATTACCTGACCCCATCCAACAGTGAGGTTACTtacttaaatatttcttaaaatagtCAAATCACGTGCTACTCTtatatttcaagtaaaggtaagACGGCACTGAAGACTGCAATGCTGGAATGACCATGGAAGATAAGTTAGGATGGTAGTATGCATTGTTTTCCTTTAGTAATTGATAGGTAGTtcaggtttttctttttcgtacTAAAATTTATGTCAGCGTTTTGTTATGACATTGTTGacgtttttttattattttaaattgaacatataaatatatggcTTCGTTTAAAAGGTTTTATTAAGTTTTTTCtgcatttattaataaagtCATGCATGTAGTAACATCTCTAGTCAAGGTAAAAAAATGACGGCGTTACAGAATCACTCTCATTTGCATGTAACCTCGGTTCATTCATTTACTCCTCGTTTACttgattcattcatttactccTCGTTTACTTGAGTGACACTTACCCATacagggtaaaaaaaaaaaaaaaaaaaaaatgttttgaaccAAGACGTATAGATGGATATGTGCAATTTCTATGTGGAGTATCTTTCGTAGATGAACCTTATTTTTTGGGCCTACTTTTCTCTCGTCTGTCCTTTTCACAATCACAAAAAGCAAGTTCCATTCTAAAATAAAGTGTtggaattaattattattcaatgTTCAGAAATAGGTACATAGCTTCTTCTCTGTATTAATGTTTTAGGAGAACGTacgtatataaatatatatatatatatatatatatagatatagctAATATGGGTTTAGTTGTTACTTTAGATTGATTAGAGCTTAATTAGTATTGTGGAtcaattattcattttattttattgtaatgAAGACTATAAATATCATGTTTGAGGGTTATAAtgaatctttttaattatttatacataCAAACAAATATGGAATTCAGTCAACCACAACTCTTCAGCTTAGGTCTGATTTGTACAAATGTTACTTTAAACTTGGAATGCGCATAAAGAAATTAACGATATCTTTTGAGTAGTTCTGTCGGATCGGTCGTTCAAGACCTTTGATCTCTATCCGGAtctgatgaaaaaaaatggaatcaCTTCTTATGGACTCGTTGAGATTGATTATGATCTCGTTCATGACTTATTAGAAGTAGAAGGCGCTCTGTCGAGATTGGGATCCTCACGGATAGAAAAAGATTGCAGTCGATATGATAATGATTGAGTGACATTATTTCTTTGGCCCGAACCTAAGAATCCTTTAGAGATACTAAATGGATCTTGTTCTATAGTTGATCGAAGTTTACTCGAAGTTCGAATTGAAGGAATAATAGCTAAGAACGGttaaatttctataattttgagaaaatgaacctttttttttttttttaataagctTAGAAATTTGATCCTAGACGTTCTAAATGAAACccaaattcattttcaaattttcgaAAATTGGGTTTTGGCTTGAAATGGagaggaaaattttgaaattgaagaaaccctAAGACAAGTTTCTctcataattaaaagaaagaacaaacctAGACTTTCATCTTTTTCGTGTCAccagtgtcacaatcgcacttttaatgacagcggacttgcgattgtgcggcactcactttctaacgacaagtgagctaagccaattcgttcttgcgtcgcctacggccaagcgacgtatgctcgagcctctggccccgattttaagagaaggttttagaaaacgagggcagaaagagattttcgaaagagagattttttaaagagacATTATATAAgtaagcaagagagaaataacaacggtttaaagtatataaccttgggcagggagaagttgacaactagtcgtaccCCCAATAGTACATtatgaggcatttcatgtttgACAAGCCTAGACATaatatttctgaaacgtcatactttcgagaaatacaaaagtaaaacactagaatatgaaaagacataaagggttgggcttgtcatgggcatgcggccatgggcaacacgccttagacgagcatgaccgtgacaacCAACTCTCTCCCCCATGGGCTGTTTTCTTCTACGGGCGGCAAACTCCTCTATCTCCAGCAACGCGCGCCGCCTTAATTCTTCGATGACCACGACCCCCGACATCCAATTGCTGTGGGTGGTCTTGCACGCGATGGCAACCACACTAAATGGCTTGCCGTAGCCAGAGCACCCAATCAGAGTGGTTTATGAAGATCAATTTGTGCGGCCACGACGTTCGAACAGCCAACTCACAACGAGAAGTCTCCTTCTTAGCGGCTTGACGTAATAGACCCCTGGCCGGCAACAACTTTGTTATAGGCTCAATAGGATCAATAACCAAATATACTCCAAATTACCAATAAGCTTTAATNGCAAGCTAACAGCATTCAAAGTGCTGATGCCATATTAGCTTATCAACAGGTATCAGCCCTGTATTCTCTCCATCTTTAGAACGTATCTTTGctcttaccatttttttttttaactctccTCTAGGCTTCCTGAGGTTTCTATTTCTCGATGTgttctctcctcaaccaacttggaatttcacaatccaccccactaGAGAACTAACTAGCTTTTTCATCGGTACACCGTCCAATGTCTAggtttgatatcatttgtaacagctcaaacccactactagtagTAATGTTCTTTTCGGACTTTCTTAGAATGGGCTTAGGTGGAGTTTTGAGAGGTGTACCAACGAGAACTGggtctgataccatttgtaacagcacaaACCCAttactagccgatattgttctttccGGACTTTCCTAGAATGGGCTTGGGTGAAGttctgagcggtgtgccagcaacgGCCGcatttgatactatttgtaaccgccaaaacccactactaacacatagttttcttttcaagCTTTCTAGAATGGGCTTGGGTGAAGTTCTAGGCGGTGTGCGAGCGAGGACTAggtctgatactatttgtaacagcccaaatccactgttagcagaaatgattctttttgggctttcctagAATGGGCTTGGGTGGAGTTCTGGGCAGTGTGCTTGCAAGGATATTGAACCCTttaggggtggattgttaaGTCTCTtctcggttgaagaggggaacaaataATTTCTCATACAGTGTAGAAACCTCCCTATAagaaacacgttttaaaattgtgaggctgatgactaTACTTATTTATACCgacagtgggtttgggctgttacaggcTCGGAAAAGTGTATATCTTAAATAAGCTAACAAAAACGCTCGAAATTTctaaacaaagaagaaaaatattggaaaagagagaaaacccaaaactaaatagaaaaaatttagactaaaattaaagaaataccCTTAGAAAATAAAACCCACAAGAAAGAAGACGactaaaaccaaaataattgaagagaAACTCATTGAGATCAAGTCACACCCAGAGTTCCCCCAAACACTTCAGTAAAAGATTTGGATTTCTTGACATGTTCATCTGAAGTGCTTGGAAGGGAACTCTAGGAGACGCCTGATCGAACACATTTTGTAACTCTATATTCAAACCCTTTCCTTTAAAACCCTCTATTTATAACTTAAGTGGTGAGCACATGAATCTATGGCTTGGAAGGACACAAAAAACGTAGATGCCTGTGAAGAGCCATTAGGGTTTGAACCAAGACGCATACATGGATATATCCAATTTGTATATGGACAGAATCTTATGTGGATGAACCTTATGTTTTTGGGCTtgctttttctctcttatttccTTTTCACTCCTTTTCACTAGCACAAATCCAAGTTCCATTCTTGAACCAAGTGTTGGATTTGAGTATTTGTCgataatatcataatatttaaGACTCGTGAATATGACTTGAATTGGTCTATAAATTCATACCCGGTTAACTAGTATTGGCGCTCGTGATAGGTTACTGTTAAAGATTTGATATATAAACTTAACGTAGTATAAGAAATAGCATGTAGATTGACCTCGAATTGTGTTATTCATACTAAGATTTAATTTATCCAATCTAGTTTGAAGGCGTTCCAACTATAAATTTACTTGTTGGTTGAAACCGAAGTTACCGGTTCAATGGATTGATGTTCAATGGATCTCGTTTATCAAGATCTaagtagtgggtttgggcaAAGCCCGTAAAGAACAATTCTGCTAGTTGGATTAAATCTCCTCAAAATTTATCTCAAGAGCTACAAATAACATGAATTCTAGTACTCTAGCTCTAGTCCCATAACAATGACTATAATGTCGTCATTCATGTCAAGGTTCCTCGTTTTTATTTGAAAGGTAAGAGTAGCATGTAactttagtatttttaaaaataccgagtaagtggccccactactTGGGTTAGGAAATGCAATCATATGCAATCATGTTTGGGACCTATCATTAACATCTTTTCATGACCTTGGTTTCAGCTTCTAGTCTGAGTAGCTCGTATACGTACCTCTTGGACCTAGCCTTTGACTAGCgtacatacaatatgcatgtgACTCCATTACGTGGATTCCATGTACGCTCATGTGGACTCCAGTCATACGCGGAAGCATCGCAATGCACGTGAACATACATTATGTATGAGATCTTCATCGTTTAAAATCATGTCATGTGTCTATGATGTACAATAATACCATgttttcataacatatcaccTTCATCAATGACATAAgttttcataacatatcacattcATCAATGAGATAACGTGCCAACCTGATAAACCATATAAACCATAACATagtgtgaatgtttgattaatccaccacacctaaatggtgtgaaagttatcttatttataatcaaataaattacaagtatatggaaatagtaataaatggaaataacaataaatggaaagatacctatagtaataaggcaaatattagatatttgccttataataaaatatcgaatataatgtatatggtaaactataatttattactaaatatccttaacaccccaccgcaagctgagcgtcggatttgaacgaacgtgaagcttggatatgaaaaattcaaagaggttgagaaacacttttcgtgaagatgtcaacaacctggttcagaggaggcgtaaagaaacactttcttggccatcgaaaattgcagagggatcgccgctcagcggcgatgctgccttggcttcgacgagaatatgtctaacccataaacagggattgtcgcttagcgacgatgctaccttggctctggtgagaatatgtctaaccccaagaagtagaaggggaaacctagagcaagggacaaagacaatgttgaagccggaagagtcgccacattgggcgaaggagccaattttggcaaaAAGGgcagccggaagagtcgccacattggggcgaaggagccaattttggcgagaagggcggcagcaacttggttggcgaagatgCCAGTGCGGCGCCTAGATTCCAAAGGTGAATCTCTGCAAAAGGTCGATAGGCTTatcgagattctgtatattttcGAAAGAAATgctgatgaagatcctaagattagggtttctgtgaaggatgaaggataaaggaaaaattgagaagagaatgaaagagactatgtttggaaaaggtaaggttgtatgtacagagtatggtgaaggatgatttggaggtcaatagggtggagccgaagagtaattaATCGGCTCCGCCTGCGGTAGCCATGAAGACTGCTCctgcggcgtcaaagccagcaggggtggtggagaagaacagtagaagatttcaaaagccattgaaaagaaaggatttggggttgttaaaccgaaggggctctgataccatgtgaatgtttgattaatccaccacacctaaatggtgtgaaagttatcttatttataatcaaataaattacaagtatatggaaatagtaataaatggaaataacaataaatggaaagatacctatagtaataaggcaaatattagatatttgccttataataaaatatcgaatataatgtatatggtaaactataatttattactaaatatccttaacacatAGCATATCTAACATAATAAGCAAACATATCAATCACACGTACAAGGACCAAAAAGCAAGCCTTGTTCGTATATGACTACTAGTTCGGTTAGTAGTGCAGCTTTGTGGAAGGGCCACAAAGCACGCGTTGTCATGTGTCTGTGAGTCGCGGGTTGTGAGCTTTGTGGGCCGTCTGTTTGAAGTGGGCTAAGGGATGGTCTGGGCTTCGGCTGGGTTGGACTGTGAAGATAAATGGGTTTTGGTTGGCGTTGCATGCGGGCTGGGTTGAGAAGATAAATGGGTTCTGTGCTGGGTCGTGAGTTGTTTCTTTTGGAATGCTAGGTTGGGTTTTTTCCGAACCTAGTTGGTTTGGACGCGATCTGTGGTTCGGACTTTGGTTCAGAACTTTGAGTAGTGTGCAGATTTTGGGTGAACTTTGTAGCTACTAGGATAATCTCTTCAAACAACGATTATTCCTTCAGAGGATAAAGTGACTCTAGTTCCACCGCTCTAAACTTGTTCggatttatggatattttatAAGGATATATTTTTATCGATCACCTAATATATTgaaatcataatttaaatgttcatAAAGACTTAATAGAACGATATTCGTATCAATCAACTAAGCATAAACAATTCATACATACATTCTCCTGAATCTAGCATGCAATTTGATATACAGCTCAAACATATTCAACGGGAAGATAACGTCCATCTAACATTTGAAGcgcaaaaaataaatttttcagTCTCCATTCTAGTACACTTAAACCTGCCTCCTTTATTCTTACACTaggggaatttttttttttaattttccttaaCATATTTGCACACTTATCCATGAAAGCTCATCAAAGTTCTAAACATGTATATTCTAACCACTTAAGGTGAGATAAGCCCGCATGCTAGCACGTGCTAGCGACTCCTATAAGTATTGCTTGCCTAGAATCCGTGTGGCTACTTACCAAGATGAAATGTGTCCTAAATTAAGCTAAATTAACACCTTCCACGTGCCCCCAGGGGAAGTCACGTCTTTGTACTGCCAAGTGTTGTCGGCTGATTGGTGGCCTTAGGTCAAACTACGTGCATTCAAGTCTAGCAGCATGCAGACCCCTCAAATTTTCCCTATGTTTGACACGTGTTGCAAGCAGTTTGGTTTGAGATTTCAGACGTGCACACGATTCACTGATCGGGCAAGCGAATCAAGTCTACAAGTTTGGGTTAACTTGTGGGTCGGATCAGCTTTGTGTCGCCTCTAAAACCAACAAAGCATCACGTGTCTACTCTTGGGCTAGCCACTTCTCCACCCATTTAGCAATACGTGTTTCTCTCCttgagaaatttaaaatatcgaacaaagactCAGATATTACacttatttaaaagtttaacaTATAAGGACAAGTAAAAGAGTATCATTTCcatacaaatgaaaataattatttcaatgGGTATGACAgtcaaatttaagaaaaaagaaaatatcaaagCCAAAAGAGTATCAAAGTCATAGAAGggtttatgttcaaaatatAGATACAACATATTGAACAAGAAACATTCTCACCTCCAAAACATAGTCAATTGGCCCATAAGTAGAACACCTCCAACCACACCATGACAAGTTTCACCTCCCTTCAAACCCTACACTTCCATGTGGCATGCAACCTTTACACGTGTCAAGCAATGCTTGGATCAAACTACTCTATAAAATCACAACCAAGAGTGTTCGTACTCAACAACAATTCTATTCACCAAAATCCTTcgttttttttagatatttgaaGAAGCGTAAAAATAAATGGCAGACAGCTCTCAAAGTTTGAGCTACCAAGTTGGAGAAGCCAAGGGCCAAGCACAGGTTCACCATgtcattattatttgtttaaatggTTCATGATAGATATGAGTACATGGAGTGATGGGTAACATAGTTATTAATGTGATTATGTAGGAGAAGGCGAGTAATGTGATGGATAGGGCGAGTGATGCAGCCCAATCAACTAAGGAGTCATTACAAGAGGCAGGACAACAGATGCAGGCTAAAGCACAAGGTGCAGTTGATGCGGTCAAAGATGCTAGTGGCATGAAGAAATGAAGTTTTTCTATTACAATTTTCCATTGTTTCTATGAATAaggatttaaattaaattgtcatttcaattattatgttttcacttttgtattttgttggtgtcttatagtttttatttgtgaacttaatttaaattattattattattaatatgttttcattctcattttgaTTATCGTGCTTTCTCTCTcgtattttgtttgtttccatttttataccccaattatttattattattcattttttgaaCAACCTACATGCTAACATCGTAAACAAAAACAGGCATGTTGCAAACTTTATAGATCTTGTACcttctcatttttcaaatcTCCTGATTTCGGGcggaagaaaggaaaaagaattttcACGTTCTTTCTTTCGCTTTCGGGAAGGGaggattaagaaaaaaaaatccttgatTGGAGCTTTCTCCAGACCTTCGGgaaaagcatgaaaaaaaagGCTCGATGGTAGATTCCTCCNTTGTTCGCCTAAAGAAACTTATACTAATTCCattctattattttctcgTGTTTGCTAACTATTGGTTAAACTAGGAAACTACATTGTTAGGTgctctgttttattttttcattgaaGTCGAACCAAAACCTGTGCTCGACAGATAGTTGTCCATATACTGATAAGGATGTATGGATTCTCAAGAAGAGAGGAGCCGAGATGGTCCCCCGGACCGCCCGAATCCCACGAGTGAATAGAAAGTTGGATCTACATTGGATCTCACCTGAATCGACCTCCTCTTGTTGTTATAGGTAGTtgcttttaattcttttaattttttattagtcGATCTTATTCTTAGGGTTGCTCTCATTCATACGTGGTTTTGGTTtgaaccattttaaaaaaatagtgacATAGTGAACCTGTGCTTGGCCCTGGGCTTCTCCAACTTGGTAGCTCAAACTTTGAGAGCTGTCTGCCATTTACTTTTGCGCTTTTTCAATTATCCAAAAAGGTCGGACTACACGAAAAGTTAGAAACCAACGGTGGCTGATGATTAAGAACACTCTTCGTTATGCTTATATAAAGTAGTTTGATCCAAACATTTCTTGACACGTATAAAGGTTGCATGCCACATGAAAGTTTAGGGTTTGAGGGGAGGCGAGACTTGTCATGGTGTGGTTGGAGTTGTTCTACTTATGGGCCAATTGACCAGGTTTTGGAGTTGAGAATGTTTCTTGTTCAAATTgttgtatttatatttatatttgagcTATAAAGGTCTAGAACGGGGCTGACAAATAAAAAGTGGGTGTGGGTTTGCTCGGgcgagagtcgtgatttccaACTAAAATTGACGAGCTAAAACTCGAGTTATAGTACGTTTCAAGATATGAAATCAAtctcattctctttctttattcatcGTCTATAAATTTCATGAAGAAACCAAGACCAAAAGACCATATTTGAATGCTACGGAATGCCATTTTCAAGCGGTAGAGACAGTATCGCGCACGTCTTTGTCATCTGTctaaagaagaagataatAGCATAGTTAATTCAGGTTAATTGGTCacgtcatttttaaaattgaaccCCTTTCAACCGATTATCATGAAGttctttttggttcttgaaCCTAGACTCTCCGAGGAACCTACAAAAGTAAATTTTGAGTGATTCAGGTATTAAAAGCTCGAGAAACAATGCCCCAAACATTAACTTAGATGTAAGTAACGAATATGACTTTTCTTAAGTTTTACGTGTAACAATCACCTGAAAATCAATATGACCTTAAGtttaagtaatattaaaagGAATATAGAAGAATTAGACCCAGAACTAGAACTCAAGGACCTAAATCAGACGTTTCACTCAGAAAtcaagtaacattaaaataacacGCTAAATGGACTTGCAgcttatgaaattttaatagaaGGCCTAATTTGATATgctatatataaatttatgagattttaataGAAGGCCATCTTTATTCTCACTCCATATTTTCTATGTTTTAGCTCCAAGGCATGACTGTGTGTTCTCCTTATAGAGCGTTTTTATTTGTACAAAGCTAGGGCGTTAAAGTGAGGTTGGTTAGAAAATGACCTAGGTTGGAATATCTCTAATAGATTGAGCATTGTATGATTGTGAGAAACGGTCAAAGGATGTAGACCCTTGTGCGCCCAGACTAAGAAAGAATCGAGAAGTTAGATAAGAGTAACTTGCAGCTAGAAGTAAGCATTAAGCCATCTAACCTCCCTAGGGATCCAATAGACCTCCTTAGCTCCTAGATATGACCAAgtcaaagtttaaattatggaTTACACGCTTAAGGGATCGATAGGAATATCTCCCTAGCAAAGGATGTATGACAGAACTTAGTTAAGATTCGAGAGCTAAAGCTTGTGTTGTTTACATGTTGACCTATGTCAAAATGTTTCTAGTAGACCATGCACCTTTGAATCGTGAGGGCAATCAGAGGTCTAAACCTAAGTACACCCAGAGATTTGATTAGCACCGAGGAGCTAACCTCGAGCGTCTTGAAAAATGAGAGATGAGATTTAAATCGCCTAGAAGCCCCTAAGAACCTCGTAGGTCTCCATGACAACAAAAAACGACCAAGGTAGCTCATCAGGCTATAACAATGTGAACAGTGTCACAAGTCTGTCCACTACCCTTTTTACTTCGATACCATACCACCAAGACTCCGCTCTGGTTCCCCTACCATGAAGCTAGGCATGTGAGCTACAATATCACGACACGTGCTCCAACTCAGTGGAAATAGCCAAAGATCTCCAGAACAAGACCTTTGTCCTGTAAACTTGTCCCTGAGCAGGGGAGTGTGGGACCATTTAGCATGACCTAGTAGCGGACCGACACACCAAGGATCGCTTCTCCTAAACTTTGGCGACTTTATGGTCCCGTGTGAGGGTCTGTCAACTAAATCACATGGGTGATGTTCAGATTGTTGTTCATTTTTAGATCCATGCATCCTGTCTCGCAGCTTATGAGGTCGCGCCTCAATATAAGATATTGGAGAGGTTTGCAGTTACAGATGAAGTTGTTCCGACCCATCAGTCTGTCTTTGTATttgagtcttttgtattttgttttgcaATTGTATCGTAgactcatttttctcttttgtattAAATTCGAACAACATCATCTTaaaattggattttattttatatttaattttggtggtcctgtctttatttaaatttaaattttatcggattttatcttttattttatttttattagatttggCTTTCATCTCTTTAGTCATAGTCCGATATT
The nucleotide sequence above comes from Cucurbita pepo subsp. pepo cultivar mu-cu-16 chromosome LG11, ASM280686v2, whole genome shotgun sequence. Encoded proteins:
- the LOC111806110 gene encoding stress-induced protein KIN2-like, with the translated sequence MADSSQSLSYQVGEAKGQAQEKASNVMDRASDAAQSTKESLQEAGQQMQAKAQGAVDAVKDASGMKK